Genomic window (Ananas comosus cultivar F153 linkage group 1, ASM154086v1, whole genome shotgun sequence):
tAAATATTCAACCAACATACAAGGATAATAAAGTCCTTGGTATACTTATTTTCCTCATCAATTTCCCTGTCAAAACTGTCTCCTCGATTTGCACTGcaaggaggaaaaaaaaccAATTAGAATATGGAATTTCATACTATCATTCTCGTCCATGTAGAATAGAAAATGAGACCTTCTTCCTATGATGAAACGCACTAGAATGCCCTTTTCCTCTTCCAGTTTTTTTAGTGTTGCACCTGTTCAAAAACAAAGTAGATAAATGTTTGCATGCTCAaagctcttttatttttcttcacaaTTCACAAAGGTAAAATGACATATATTAATAACCAAAGACAGCATTGCACCAAAATAAGCACCTCTTTACCACAACCAACTGGTACATTTTAAgattaataaaagaaatttctgATTTTTTGTCCCTTTTTTACAATGTGATGTGCTGTTTATCAATCAACACATAACCCTACTTTTATTGGTTAGCTGAACGATGGCTTAAGTACATTATAATCAAACAATAGGACATGAGCCTAGTCCTGATACAATGTGATCATGGCGACTTTAGTTTGAGTTAGTGTTCAATATGTAATAGGAGAAGCCCATGTTTGACCTTCTTCTTACTAATGACCAGGTTGATCAGGTGGTCACATTGAATAATAATTATGATACCACTCCTCACTATGTTTCACTTCATCATATTATCATCCAAATGTTCTACTGAAACGAGAGAAAATTGAGAACATTGTAACAATACATTAGATAGAAATTTTATGTTTAACTACCACTAAATACTATTCCAAAGAGATTTCTAATGGAAAGCTACCAAATGCCTATCTCTTCTGTCTCAAAAACATaagaaattagattttttacTGAAAAACTAGAAAATGACAAAGTGGCCCTGGACAATCACCTAGGCCCTAGCTGGAGTCAGCAGGATCTTATGTCTTGGCGATACCTAGGACAACCTTAATTGTAAATAACCTACATAAGTCCGACATGTTCATATCCTCgcaaaatttttagttaaacAATATACACTTCAAAGACATCCATTTATGCCATAAAATTAAAACACAAATGGCAATAGTTGGACGGCGTACCTGACGGAAGCCATGACTTTCTAATTGCATCCCTATAGCTCTTTCGCCCAAAACCAGTCATGATTCCTATAACAGCCAACAGCCTCTTTTCAGTTCGAGTCCCATTAGGCTCGGACGAATACTTTCCAACAAACCCTTCATGCTTTGCCGCGGCAAGCTCCATCTCAAGTGCTACTAATTTCTTGTGTTGGTGCCTAGGGAGACAAAGTAGCTTAGTTCGAACCTTCTACCAAAAAAATTccataatttcaaataaaaattccgTTTTAGCAAACAAATTACCTGCAAGCCACAACCTTTAGAGTATCATCAACCGATATAGCGGATTGTCCCTGAAAAACATGAATAAAAATCCTCAAATTACATTAGTGATGAGCCAAAAACCTCATTAAATTTCAAGCTACAACAATCACAAAAACTCGTCAAAAAATGCAACAAACAAGGGcaaattttcaacaaatttcCGGTATATCGATTAAAGAGATTACCTGCCCTGTTCTTCGATCGAGTTCTTTTATAAGATAAACCCTATTTTGCGCATCCTGCCACAAACTAAACCAATCCCAACATTAACCAAAGAAACAAGCAAAAGAACCAAAATTTGAACCAGTAACTACCACAATCTCAAAACCCTAACGGCTAGTAATGTAGAAAGCGAGAGATGGGGGGTGAGCTCACCGGCCGGCGACGTAGAAGGAGGCCATGGTCGCGAACATGGCGAGCATCACGGTGGAGATCCGGGAGCGGAGGAGCTGACCCGGTGCGCGGTGACCGGATCCTCGGCTCTGCATagttctctctccctccctctctctctctctctctctccgatccAATCCGATCCGAGGGCGGAGATCTCACAGGATCACGGTCACCACCTCGCCCTCTCTCTACCCCTTCTCTCGCGACTCTTCTCGAAGCTTCGGAGGGGGGGCAGGAGGGGGTCGTGACTCGTGAACGCCGGTGGTGATCGAAAGGGAAGGAGACGATGGAGAGGGGGGAATGGTGGGAAGGTGAATTAGGGGAAAGCTTTGTGAGCTGTAGAGAGAGTTTCCCTTTCACGACGAGCTCGACAACTCCAC
Coding sequences:
- the LOC109719309 gene encoding hydroxyproline O-galactosyltransferase HPGT1 isoform X2 → MQSRGSGHRAPGQLLRSRISTVMLAMFATMASFYVAGRLWQDAQNRVYLIKELDRRTGQGQSAISVDDTLKVVACRHQHKKLVALEMELAAAKHEGFVGKYSSEPNGTRTEKRLLAVIGIMTGFGRKSYRDAIRKSWLPSGATLKKLEEEKGILVRFIIGRSANRGDSFDREIDEENKYTKDFIILDNHIEASEEHPKKTKIFFAHAAETIDAEFYAKVNDDLYVNTDALGAMLATHWDKPRVYIGCMKSGEVFSESSQKWYEPDWWKFGDGKSYFRHASGEMLVISRALAQFISINRSILRTYAHDDVSVGSWMIGLDVKHVNEGKLCCSPWSSGAICAAL
- the LOC109719309 gene encoding hydroxyproline O-galactosyltransferase HPGT1 isoform X1, producing MCQPCRGVVELVVKGKLSLQLTKLSPNSPSHHSPLSIVSFPFDHHRRSRVTTPSCPPSEASRRVAREGVERGRGGDRDPVRSPPSDRIGSEREREREGGRENYAEPRIRSPRTGSAPPLPDLHRDARHVRDHGLLLRRRPDAQNRVYLIKELDRRTGQGQSAISVDDTLKVVACRHQHKKLVALEMELAAAKHEGFVGKYSSEPNGTRTEKRLLAVIGIMTGFGRKSYRDAIRKSWLPSGATLKKLEEEKGILVRFIIGRSANRGDSFDREIDEENKYTKDFIILDNHIEASEEHPKKTKIFFAHAAETIDAEFYAKVNDDLYVNTDALGAMLATHWDKPRVYIGCMKSGEVFSESSQKWYEPDWWKFGDGKSYFRHASGEMLVISRALAQFISINRSILRTYAHDDVSVGSWMIGLDVKHVNEGKLCCSPWSSGAICAAL